A genomic region of Desulfobacterales bacterium contains the following coding sequences:
- a CDS encoding PepSY-associated TM helix domain-containing protein: protein MKKISWRKLHRWAGLLLTGFVVFYCLTGLLLNHRQDFAYFQERRKSVVRIKAQDQKSLPGFINTYKQQINRSDDPTVIRIRQGGVIEFLYGSHGRTTYVIDPRAGTMTRIDKADKQPWYWLNRLHKAYKTSTAWQLLTDAVALLVIFLALTGLIIFRYTRQDILLLTGGLLLLLLGMLAA, encoded by the coding sequence ATGAAAAAAATATCGTGGCGCAAGCTCCACCGCTGGGCCGGGCTGCTACTGACCGGTTTTGTTGTTTTCTATTGCCTGACCGGTCTGCTGCTCAACCACCGGCAGGATTTTGCCTATTTTCAGGAACGCCGGAAAAGCGTTGTCCGGATCAAGGCCCAGGACCAGAAATCCTTGCCAGGCTTTATCAACACCTATAAACAACAGATCAACCGCAGTGACGATCCCACGGTGATCCGCATCAGGCAGGGCGGGGTTATCGAGTTCCTCTACGGCTCCCACGGCAGGACCACCTATGTCATTGATCCGCGGGCAGGAACCATGACCAGGATCGACAAGGCGGATAAACAGCCGTGGTATTGGCTAAACCGGCTGCACAAGGCCTACAAGACCTCCACTGCCTGGCAGTTGTTAACAGATGCTGTCGCTCTCCTGGTGATCTTCCTGGCCCTGACCGGTCTGATCATTTTCCGTTACACCCGGCAGGACATTCTCCTGCTGACCGGCGGCCTGTTATTGTTATTGCTCGGCATGCTGGCGGCATGA
- the ftsH gene encoding ATP-dependent zinc metalloprotease FtsH → MKKTDFKTGNKKPDIEINKPGERKFWQQPNFGFWTYLLFMVLSFYLWQGYFETKKEEIPYSEFIAHVEKNEVAEAVVTDKYITGTLVGKDQKTGKPQRFITIPLLNNDLAQTLEKHGVKYSVRPSSNWLSNFLLNWVVPFGLLFLVWGWFARRMGQAGKGFLNIAGNRVHIHAESSLKVTFDDVAGAEEAKQELQESISFLKDPERVQRLGGRMPKGVLLAGPPGTGKTLMARAVAGEAKVPFFSISGSEFVEMFVGVGAARVRELFEQARQKAPCIIFIDELDAIGGARGMGPMMGGHDEREQTLNQLLTEMDGFDPSVGVVVMAATNRPEILDKALLRAGRFDRQVIVDKPDLKEREAILKLHARKIKMADGVDLRVVAQRTPGFVGADLENIANEAAIGAVRENHDQVTMEDFEAAIDRIIAGPEKKHRVLNSEEKKRVAFHESGHTLVAVTVPTGEPVHKVSIIPRGVAALGYTMQLPVDEKFLSTKNELRDQLAILLGGRVAEEIVLGDISSGAQNDLERASEIARSMVCQLGMSDKLGPLTYGKRQQLMYLGIQGQEERNYSDETARIIDDEVRGLVEEGHGRATRILTEKREVLGRLAELLLEKEVISGEEVARLTKT, encoded by the coding sequence ATGAAAAAAACGGATTTCAAGACAGGAAACAAGAAACCGGACATTGAGATTAACAAACCGGGCGAAAGAAAATTCTGGCAGCAGCCCAACTTCGGTTTCTGGACCTACCTCCTGTTCATGGTTCTCTCTTTTTATCTCTGGCAGGGGTATTTTGAGACAAAGAAGGAGGAGATTCCCTACAGCGAATTTATTGCCCATGTGGAAAAAAATGAAGTGGCCGAGGCAGTGGTCACTGACAAGTACATCACCGGGACCCTGGTTGGCAAGGACCAGAAAACGGGTAAACCGCAACGGTTTATCACCATACCGCTCTTGAATAACGACCTGGCCCAGACCCTTGAAAAACACGGGGTAAAATACTCGGTGCGACCGAGCAGTAACTGGCTGAGCAATTTCCTGCTGAACTGGGTCGTGCCCTTTGGCCTGCTCTTTCTGGTCTGGGGCTGGTTCGCCCGCCGGATGGGCCAGGCGGGCAAGGGGTTTCTCAATATCGCCGGCAACCGGGTCCATATCCATGCCGAGTCTTCCCTGAAAGTCACCTTTGACGATGTGGCCGGGGCCGAGGAGGCCAAGCAGGAACTGCAGGAGAGCATTTCTTTTTTAAAGGATCCCGAGCGGGTGCAGCGGCTGGGGGGGCGGATGCCCAAGGGGGTCTTGCTGGCCGGCCCTCCGGGCACCGGCAAGACCTTGATGGCCCGGGCCGTGGCCGGTGAGGCCAAGGTGCCGTTTTTCTCGATCAGCGGTTCCGAGTTTGTCGAGATGTTTGTCGGCGTTGGCGCGGCCCGGGTCCGGGAGCTGTTTGAGCAGGCCCGCCAGAAGGCGCCCTGCATCATCTTTATTGACGAACTGGACGCCATCGGCGGGGCCCGCGGCATGGGGCCGATGATGGGCGGCCATGACGAGCGGGAACAGACCCTGAATCAACTGCTCACTGAAATGGACGGGTTCGACCCTTCCGTGGGCGTGGTGGTGATGGCGGCCACCAACCGTCCGGAGATCCTTGACAAGGCCCTGCTCAGGGCCGGCCGGTTTGACCGGCAGGTCATTGTGGATAAGCCGGATCTGAAGGAGCGGGAGGCCATCCTCAAACTGCATGCCAGGAAGATCAAGATGGCGGACGGGGTGGATCTGCGGGTGGTGGCCCAGCGCACCCCCGGGTTTGTCGGCGCTGATCTTGAAAATATCGCCAATGAGGCGGCCATCGGCGCGGTGCGGGAAAACCATGACCAGGTCACCATGGAGGATTTCGAGGCGGCCATCGACCGGATTATTGCCGGGCCTGAAAAGAAGCACCGGGTCCTGAACAGTGAAGAAAAGAAACGGGTGGCATTCCATGAGTCCGGCCATACCCTGGTGGCGGTGACCGTGCCCACCGGCGAGCCGGTACACAAGGTTTCGATCATCCCCCGCGGGGTTGCCGCCCTGGGTTACACCATGCAGTTGCCAGTGGATGAAAAGTTTCTCTCCACAAAAAACGAGTTAAGGGACCAGCTTGCCATTCTGCTGGGCGGCAGGGTGGCGGAAGAGATCGTTCTCGGCGACATCTCGAGCGGGGCCCAGAACGACCTGGAGCGGGCCAGTGAGATCGCCCGGTCCATGGTCTGTCAGCTCGGCATGAGCGACAAGCTCGGGCCGCTCACCTACGGCAAGCGGCAACAACTCATGTACCTCGGCATTCAAGGCCAGGAGGAACGAAACTACAGCGATGAAACCGCCAGGATCATTGATGACGAGGTCCGTGGCCTGGTGGAGGAGGGACATGGGCGGGCCACCCGGATTCTCACGGAGAAAAGGGAGGTCCTTGGCCGGCTGGCCGAACTCCTGCTGGAAAAAGAGGTGATCAGCGGCGAGGAAGTCGCCCGGTTGACGAAAACCTGA
- a CDS encoding sirohydrochlorin cobaltochelatase — translation MDRKGQKKITWWKILLVFSLLTIFPGIGEQQATAMTRTIQKEPAIVITAFGTTTDARATFDFFEKQLTTGLPDRFRNYKIAWAFTSEIVRERANKKFKEAGSDRRYLSLAQTLANLEDQGYRKIALQSLHIFPGQEYRDMEKVIRAFRQIGLRIEYGGTLLHEWPWLFEAVNELEKEFLAPDQGCNVLVAHGTPQTFPGSNSTYLGLDRYLSRKYSNVFVGGVDGVLTRDQALDQARAYPIGRVRFIPFMYVAGDHIMNDIMGSEADDNGLPSWAMELEQAGIKVDTVHASYRNKDFFKGLGFYEKINRMFIRQLVESLERLEKY, via the coding sequence ATGGACCGCAAGGGACAAAAAAAAATCACCTGGTGGAAGATCCTGCTGGTGTTCAGCCTGTTGACGATATTTCCCGGCATCGGGGAACAGCAGGCAACCGCCATGACCCGGACCATTCAGAAAGAACCGGCAATCGTCATAACCGCCTTTGGCACCACCACCGATGCCCGGGCGACCTTTGATTTTTTCGAAAAGCAACTGACCACCGGCCTGCCGGATCGATTCCGGAACTACAAGATAGCCTGGGCCTTTACCTCGGAAATCGTCAGGGAACGGGCCAATAAAAAGTTCAAGGAAGCAGGTTCGGACAGGCGCTATCTGAGCCTGGCCCAGACCCTGGCCAACCTGGAGGACCAGGGCTACCGGAAAATCGCCCTTCAGTCCCTGCATATCTTTCCCGGCCAGGAATATCGGGACATGGAAAAGGTGATCAGGGCGTTCCGTCAAATCGGGCTGCGGATTGAATACGGCGGCACCCTGCTCCATGAGTGGCCCTGGCTCTTTGAGGCTGTGAACGAACTGGAAAAGGAATTTCTTGCGCCGGACCAGGGGTGCAACGTCCTTGTGGCCCACGGCACACCCCAGACTTTTCCCGGTTCCAATTCCACCTACCTTGGCCTTGACCGCTATTTAAGCCGGAAGTACTCAAATGTTTTTGTCGGCGGCGTGGACGGGGTGCTTACCAGGGACCAGGCCCTTGACCAGGCCAGGGCCTACCCGATCGGGCGGGTACGGTTCATCCCTTTCATGTATGTGGCCGGCGACCACATCATGAACGACATCATGGGATCGGAGGCGGATGACAACGGCCTGCCCTCCTGGGCCATGGAGCTTGAACAGGCGGGCATCAAGGTGGACACGGTGCACGCCTCCTACCGGAACAAGGATTTTTTCAAGGGCCTCGGCTTTTATGAGAAGATCAACCGGATGTTCATCCGCCAGCTGGTCGAAAGCCTTGAACGCCTTGAAAAATACTAA
- a CDS encoding NAAT family transporter has translation MTVDSMDYAKAFIGVLAIVNPLGAIPVFISLTRAKSHLERKRTAGIAAVTVVIILIISAWAGELILGFFGVTIPALRVGGGLLILLMAIDMLHSRMSGVRHTEEEAGIAADKEDVAVVPLAIPLMSGPGAISLVIIDANQAAGGWIERLLFSACIVVVGVAVWLSLRLAEEIGRTIGVTGLNIATRIMGLLLAAIGVQFIAQGAGRLFPGLMG, from the coding sequence ATGACGGTTGATTCCATGGATTATGCCAAGGCCTTTATCGGGGTGCTGGCCATAGTCAATCCCCTGGGCGCAATTCCGGTGTTTATTTCGCTCACCCGGGCCAAGTCACACCTGGAACGTAAGCGGACCGCTGGAATTGCCGCGGTTACCGTGGTAATTATTCTGATCATCTCGGCCTGGGCCGGTGAGTTGATCCTCGGCTTTTTCGGGGTAACCATTCCGGCCTTGCGGGTGGGGGGCGGGCTGCTTATTCTGCTGATGGCCATTGATATGCTCCATTCACGGATGAGCGGCGTCCGTCATACCGAGGAAGAGGCCGGCATTGCGGCGGACAAGGAAGACGTTGCCGTGGTGCCGCTGGCCATCCCCCTGATGTCGGGTCCCGGCGCCATCAGCCTGGTGATCATCGATGCCAACCAGGCGGCCGGCGGCTGGATTGAGCGGTTGTTGTTCAGCGCCTGCATCGTGGTGGTGGGAGTGGCCGTCTGGCTCTCCCTGCGCCTGGCTGAAGAGATCGGGCGGACCATCGGCGTCACCGGGCTGAACATCGCCACCAGGATCATGGGGCTTCTGCTTGCCGCCATCGGCGTGCAGTTTATCGCCCAGGGCGCGGGCCGTCTTTTCCCAGGGCTAATGGGTTGA
- a CDS encoding DctP family TRAP transporter solute-binding subunit: MKKILSTGLLLGALVVLAAVFFYFNRVKGPAAPLREARPAVFTLKFGHDLLPDSAQHVAARKFAQIVDQRSRGQLRIDIYPDQQLGNDHQMIEAARAGELAIILAPTAKLSSLLPSIQYVDLPFIFPSREDAYELLDNEPGRMLLDQLTPFGLVGVAFWESGFKQFTANRPIRVPADFQGLKIRTMKSRIITDQFRLMGATPIPIDFQETFQALRDGVIDGQENPLVSIVNRKFYQVQSDLTISNHAYLGYVFAFSKKVLDSLPPDLREILVATARELTAFERKETIEREAAFLRTIIDSGVRVHTLSSEERQRFQEATAPVIEKYRQLIGGELLDKTAQLLREKYGPTAGDEIVIGLDADLTLGSARSGQAIRRGMELAVREINRQGGVLGKKFKIIARDHAGISARGIANMKFFARVDNLVAVMGGLHSPVALAELDIIHREKIIYLDPWAAATPIVENGFSPNYVFRVSVRDQYAGPFLVDHALRKYQRVALLLENTGWGRSNHRAMTAALAERKLTPTLVEWFNWGEEEMDQHLDRIERSGAQVILLVANSPEGINVIKGMAERRQKIPIISHGGITGGYFWEQTNKELQSVDLEFLQTFSFLAPENEDVADRVRESYFKVYGIDTPGKIVAPAGTAHAYDLVHLLARAIQLADSTDRPAIRDALERIDFYHGLVKDYSPPFTPERHDALDSNDFTMACYDRHGLIVPVDLCLESRCR, from the coding sequence ATGAAAAAGATACTGTCAACCGGACTTTTACTCGGGGCCCTGGTTGTCCTGGCCGCTGTTTTTTTCTATTTCAACCGGGTCAAGGGACCGGCGGCCCCGCTCCGGGAAGCGCGACCGGCTGTTTTTACCCTGAAGTTCGGGCACGATCTGTTGCCGGACAGCGCCCAGCACGTGGCGGCGCGGAAATTCGCGCAGATCGTCGACCAGAGAAGCCGGGGCCAACTCAGGATCGACATCTACCCGGACCAGCAACTGGGCAACGATCACCAGATGATCGAGGCGGCCCGGGCCGGGGAACTGGCGATCATCCTCGCGCCCACCGCCAAGTTGAGTTCCCTGCTGCCCTCGATCCAGTACGTTGATCTGCCCTTTATCTTTCCGAGCCGGGAGGATGCCTACGAACTGCTCGACAACGAGCCCGGCCGGATGCTGCTGGATCAACTCACCCCGTTCGGCCTGGTCGGCGTCGCCTTCTGGGAGAGCGGGTTCAAGCAGTTTACCGCCAACCGGCCCATCCGTGTTCCCGCGGATTTCCAGGGGCTGAAGATCCGAACCATGAAGAGCAGGATCATTACCGATCAGTTCCGGCTCATGGGCGCCACCCCGATTCCCATTGATTTCCAGGAGACCTTTCAGGCGCTCCGGGACGGGGTGATCGACGGCCAGGAAAACCCCCTGGTCTCCATTGTCAACCGGAAATTTTACCAGGTGCAGAGCGACCTCACCATCAGCAACCACGCCTACCTGGGATATGTCTTTGCCTTCAGCAAAAAGGTGCTTGACTCGCTCCCCCCCGACCTCCGGGAGATCCTGGTGGCCACGGCCCGGGAGTTGACCGCCTTTGAGCGGAAAGAGACCATTGAACGGGAGGCCGCCTTTCTGCGGACCATTATCGACTCCGGCGTCCGGGTACATACCCTCAGCAGCGAGGAGCGGCAGCGGTTCCAGGAGGCCACGGCCCCGGTTATTGAAAAATACCGGCAGCTGATCGGCGGAGAACTCCTTGACAAGACCGCGCAACTGCTCCGGGAGAAGTATGGTCCCACTGCCGGTGACGAGATCGTCATCGGCCTGGATGCGGACCTGACCCTGGGCTCGGCCCGGTCCGGTCAGGCGATCAGGCGGGGAATGGAACTGGCGGTCCGGGAAATCAACCGGCAGGGTGGGGTGCTGGGCAAGAAATTCAAGATTATCGCCCGGGACCACGCCGGGATCAGCGCCCGGGGAATCGCCAACATGAAGTTCTTTGCCCGGGTGGACAACCTGGTGGCGGTGATGGGCGGCCTGCACAGCCCGGTGGCGCTCGCCGAACTCGATATCATTCACCGGGAGAAGATCATCTACCTGGACCCGTGGGCCGCGGCCACCCCCATTGTTGAGAACGGCTTTTCCCCCAACTACGTGTTCCGGGTATCGGTCCGGGACCAGTATGCCGGCCCCTTTCTGGTCGACCATGCCTTGCGCAAATACCAGCGGGTGGCGTTGCTCCTGGAGAATACCGGCTGGGGCCGGAGCAACCACCGGGCGATGACCGCGGCCCTGGCCGAGCGAAAACTAACCCCGACCCTGGTGGAGTGGTTCAACTGGGGGGAAGAGGAGATGGACCAACACCTTGACCGGATCGAGCGGAGCGGGGCCCAGGTCATCCTGCTGGTCGCCAACTCGCCCGAGGGGATAAACGTGATCAAGGGCATGGCCGAACGGCGGCAAAAGATTCCGATCATCTCCCACGGGGGGATTACCGGCGGCTATTTCTGGGAGCAGACCAACAAGGAACTGCAATCCGTGGACCTGGAATTCCTGCAGACATTCTCCTTTCTGGCCCCTGAGAATGAAGATGTCGCCGACCGGGTCCGGGAAAGCTATTTCAAGGTCTACGGCATTGATACGCCCGGCAAGATCGTGGCCCCGGCGGGGACCGCCCATGCCTATGACCTGGTGCATCTGCTGGCCCGGGCGATCCAACTGGCCGACAGCACCGATCGTCCGGCGATCCGGGACGCCCTGGAGCGGATCGATTTTTATCACGGCCTGGTCAAGGACTACTCGCCGCCCTTTACCCCGGAGCGGCATGATGCGCTTGATTCGAATGATTTCACCATGGCGTGCTACGATCGCCATGGCCTGATCGTTCCGGTTGACCTTTGCCTGGAATCGCGGTGCCGGTAG
- a CDS encoding EAL domain-containing protein produces the protein MPETGARKSLKARLVRYFSTFVIVLVVSLTLMAAVITSRIMVSDLEVHHLKVDVSHDLDSLEQHLSFMNESLNQFRANHFVINSLVDTLGRILYLPRLISDFKGGRHVAAVTVVDFEGNPIQSSLEEPPPYKKLIPLRSTLVLGKTVMQLSEDRKNIVMAAPIEYYKTPQGAVIVEWELAGIFSQTLQPNPLYSRRLFHGDTPLFVQNFDEHVSYVTTRKMVGEKYPLLSRLGIGIEIGTPKSVLLAPVRSLMVQLLLLGGGFMVIAVLLANRLGNGIARPILRLCERIRRAGLEGEPQCSPVGTGDELEDLALAFDDRAGRLTAARRHLEATADQLRHTNTQLLLLASVFENALEGIVIITVAETIARVNPTFCRITGYGADEVVGRPFSGLYVTRDEQQSFQQMWNALRQDGFWDGELRYQRKNNEDFPTWTSAAAVRDADGGLSHYVIVFHDITEIKRSEEQLQYQAYYDALTGLPNRRLFYDRLEQAMAFASRNRQMLAVLFLDLDNFKNINDSLGHYLGDLFLQAVAQRLRECCRDADSVSRLGGDEFVIILTKVNDELAPIGLARRILASFAEPFALEGHLLFGTASIGITLFPVDGDDVETLVKNADLAMYRAKMEGRNNYQLFTAAMNLKAKQRLTMENNLRRAVEQQEFQVYYQPKISLETGAMVGAEALVRWRLPDGTVVSPAEFIPVAEESGLIIPIGEYVLKTACEQARSWQEAGFSLSVAVNLSPRQFRREDLVDTVAAVLEETGLPPERLELEITEGVVMENREAVTGFMIKLKQMGIMLAIDDFGTGYSSLSYLRHLPINTLKIDISFIREIPRNRDDMAITAAIILMARSLNLRVVAEGVETEEQLAFLMKHGCDYLQGYLFCPPVPRTRFEELLREAGA, from the coding sequence ATGCCGGAAACCGGAGCCAGAAAGAGCCTGAAGGCAAGGTTGGTCCGTTATTTCTCCACCTTTGTCATTGTCCTGGTGGTGTCGCTGACCCTCATGGCCGCTGTCATAACCAGCAGGATCATGGTCAGTGATCTGGAGGTCCACCACCTCAAGGTGGACGTGAGTCATGACCTGGACAGCCTTGAGCAACACCTTTCCTTCATGAACGAGAGCCTCAACCAGTTCCGCGCCAACCATTTTGTGATCAACAGCCTGGTCGATACCCTGGGGCGGATCCTCTACCTGCCCAGGCTGATCAGTGACTTCAAGGGCGGCCGGCATGTTGCCGCGGTCACTGTGGTGGATTTCGAGGGCAACCCGATTCAATCCAGCCTGGAAGAACCGCCCCCCTACAAGAAGCTGATACCCCTGCGCTCCACCCTTGTTCTGGGCAAGACGGTCATGCAGCTGTCGGAAGACCGGAAAAACATCGTCATGGCCGCGCCCATCGAATACTATAAGACCCCGCAGGGGGCGGTGATCGTGGAGTGGGAACTCGCCGGCATCTTCAGCCAGACCCTGCAACCCAATCCGCTCTATTCCCGCCGCCTCTTCCATGGGGACACCCCACTGTTTGTCCAGAATTTTGACGAGCATGTCTCCTATGTCACGACCAGAAAGATGGTGGGAGAGAAATACCCCCTTTTGAGCCGGCTGGGGATCGGGATCGAAATCGGGACCCCAAAATCGGTGCTTCTGGCCCCGGTCCGGTCGTTGATGGTGCAGCTGCTCCTGCTGGGGGGCGGCTTCATGGTCATTGCCGTGCTGCTGGCCAACCGGCTCGGCAACGGCATTGCCCGGCCGATTCTGCGGTTATGCGAAAGGATCCGCCGGGCCGGGCTGGAGGGAGAGCCGCAATGCAGCCCGGTGGGCACCGGGGATGAACTGGAGGACCTGGCCCTGGCCTTTGACGACCGGGCCGGGCGGTTGACCGCGGCCCGCAGACACCTGGAGGCAACCGCCGACCAGCTGCGACACACCAACACCCAGTTGCTGCTGCTGGCCAGCGTGTTTGAAAACGCCCTGGAGGGGATTGTCATCATAACCGTTGCGGAGACCATTGCCCGGGTCAATCCGACCTTCTGCCGGATCACCGGCTATGGGGCCGATGAGGTGGTGGGCCGGCCTTTTTCCGGCCTTTACGTTACCCGCGATGAGCAGCAATCCTTTCAGCAGATGTGGAACGCCCTCCGGCAAGACGGTTTCTGGGACGGGGAGCTTCGCTATCAACGCAAAAACAACGAGGATTTTCCGACCTGGACCTCTGCCGCCGCGGTCAGGGACGCGGATGGCGGGCTCAGCCATTATGTCATTGTTTTTCACGACATCACCGAGATCAAGCGCAGCGAAGAACAGTTGCAGTATCAGGCCTATTATGACGCCCTGACCGGGCTGCCCAACCGGCGGTTGTTCTACGACCGGCTGGAACAGGCCATGGCCTTTGCCTCGCGCAACAGGCAGATGCTGGCCGTGTTGTTCCTTGATCTGGACAATTTCAAGAACATCAACGACAGCCTGGGCCATTACCTGGGCGACCTCTTCCTGCAGGCAGTGGCCCAGCGCCTGCGGGAGTGCTGCCGCGATGCTGACAGCGTCTCCCGCCTGGGCGGGGATGAGTTTGTCATCATCCTGACCAAGGTCAACGATGAGTTGGCCCCCATTGGCCTGGCCCGGCGGATCCTGGCGTCCTTTGCCGAGCCGTTCGCCCTGGAGGGGCATCTCCTCTTCGGCACTGCCAGCATCGGCATCACCCTTTTCCCGGTGGATGGCGATGATGTGGAGACCCTGGTGAAAAACGCCGACCTGGCCATGTACCGGGCCAAGATGGAGGGAAGGAACAACTACCAGCTCTTTACCGCGGCCATGAACCTTAAGGCGAAACAGCGGTTGACCATGGAAAACAACCTGCGCCGGGCCGTGGAGCAGCAGGAGTTTCAGGTCTATTACCAGCCCAAGATCAGTCTGGAAACCGGGGCCATGGTCGGGGCCGAGGCCCTGGTGCGCTGGCGGTTGCCGGACGGCACCGTTGTCTCCCCGGCCGAGTTTATCCCGGTTGCCGAGGAGAGCGGGCTGATCATCCCCATTGGCGAGTATGTCCTGAAAACGGCCTGCGAGCAGGCCCGCTCCTGGCAGGAAGCGGGTTTTTCCCTGAGCGTGGCGGTCAATCTTTCTCCGCGCCAGTTCCGCCGGGAAGACCTGGTCGACACGGTGGCCGCCGTCCTGGAAGAAACCGGCCTGCCCCCGGAAAGACTGGAACTGGAGATCACCGAGGGGGTGGTCATGGAAAACCGGGAGGCGGTTACCGGCTTTATGATAAAACTCAAGCAGATGGGGATTATGCTGGCGATAGACGATTTCGGCACCGGCTATTCTTCCTTGAGCTACCTCCGGCATCTGCCCATCAATACCCTTAAGATCGACATCTCCTTTATCCGGGAAATTCCCCGGAACAGGGATGACATGGCGATCACCGCGGCGATTATCCTCATGGCCAGGAGTCTCAACCTGAGGGTTGTGGCCGAAGGGGTGGAAACAGAGGAACAACTGGCCTTTCTCATGAAGCACGGCTGCGATTATCTGCAGGGGTACCTGTTCTGCCCGCCGGTCCCCAGGACCCGGTTTGAGGAACTGTTGCGGGAGGCCGGGGCCTAG
- a CDS encoding PAS domain S-box protein — MQKKTDHNELAATLPQIVFEADQDGRLTFANEQAFAITGYTRSDLDNGLNLLELVIPADRQRAADNMARVLKGEQVEAVEYTLSRKDGTTLITLVYANQKLENGRPAGLRGIAIDISVRKEASRTLEASEIKFRSLFDLSPQAIALSDVETGRLLDVNRTFCELTGYTKDEVVGRTAPEVGFYSREDRWRFITELKASGEVHDLEMDFRARNGSVLTALMFAKLIRIRDESFIIVVFHDITEKKKLEKELLKTHKLESLGILAGGIAHDFNNLLTAILGNITLAKASLQPGDKIFDLLAETEKSSYRARGLTQQLLTFSKGGAPIITITSARELIRDSARFSLCGANVRCEFSLADDLLPVAIDEGQIGQVIQNIVNNACQAMPAGGTIHIRAENVVVNHQDGLALKQGRYIRISIRDEGHGLPAEHLDKIFDPFFTTREKGNGLGLAICYSIINNHGGMVTVESEPGRGSTFHVFLPVAAGKDPVLEEVSEELIRGRGRILVMDDEDVVSEVTANMLHHLGYGAALARDGLEAIDLYKQAYDAGRPYDAVILDLTVPGGMGGRETIKELLKIDPRIKAIVVSGYATDTMMVDYRQNGFSGVISKPYRISELSRTLHNVLTRADDKDSIG; from the coding sequence TTGCAGAAAAAAACAGACCATAATGAACTGGCAGCCACATTGCCGCAGATAGTCTTTGAAGCGGACCAGGACGGCAGGCTCACCTTTGCCAATGAACAGGCGTTTGCAATCACCGGCTATACCAGGAGCGACCTGGACAACGGGCTGAACTTACTGGAGCTGGTCATCCCGGCGGACCGGCAACGGGCGGCCGACAATATGGCCCGGGTCCTGAAGGGCGAGCAGGTGGAGGCCGTTGAATATACGCTGTCAAGAAAGGACGGCACAACCCTGATCACCTTGGTTTACGCAAACCAGAAATTAGAGAATGGCCGACCAGCCGGGCTCAGGGGAATAGCCATTGACATCAGCGTGCGCAAGGAGGCGAGCCGGACCCTGGAGGCCAGCGAGATCAAGTTCCGGAGCCTGTTCGACCTGTCACCCCAGGCCATTGCGCTGTCTGATGTGGAAACCGGCCGGTTGCTTGACGTGAACAGGACCTTTTGCGAACTCACCGGCTATACCAAGGACGAAGTTGTCGGCCGGACAGCACCCGAGGTGGGGTTTTACAGCAGGGAGGACCGCTGGAGGTTCATAACCGAGTTAAAGGCCAGCGGCGAAGTGCATGACCTGGAGATGGACTTCAGGGCCAGGAACGGCTCGGTTCTCACCGCCCTCATGTTCGCCAAGTTGATCAGGATCCGGGACGAGTCCTTTATCATTGTCGTGTTCCATGACATTACTGAGAAGAAAAAGCTGGAAAAAGAACTGCTCAAGACCCATAAGCTTGAGTCCCTCGGCATCCTGGCCGGCGGCATTGCCCATGATTTTAATAACCTGCTGACCGCAATCCTCGGCAACATCACCCTGGCCAAGGCCTCCCTGCAACCCGGTGACAAGATATTCGACCTGCTGGCTGAAACGGAAAAGTCTTCTTACCGGGCAAGGGGCCTGACCCAGCAGTTGCTTACCTTTTCCAAGGGCGGGGCTCCCATCATAACCATCACCTCGGCCAGGGAGTTGATAAGAGACTCGGCCCGGTTCAGCCTGTGCGGCGCCAATGTGAGGTGTGAATTTTCCCTGGCCGACGATCTTCTGCCGGTGGCCATTGATGAAGGCCAGATCGGTCAGGTTATCCAGAACATTGTTAACAACGCCTGTCAGGCGATGCCGGCCGGGGGCACGATCCATATAAGGGCTGAAAACGTGGTGGTCAATCACCAAGACGGATTGGCATTGAAACAGGGCAGGTATATCAGGATATCCATCAGGGACGAGGGCCATGGGCTTCCGGCCGAACATCTGGACAAGATATTCGACCCCTTTTTCACCACCAGGGAGAAAGGCAACGGCCTGGGACTGGCCATCTGCTATTCGATAATAAACAACCATGGCGGCATGGTTACGGTTGAATCGGAACCTGGCCGGGGTTCGACTTTCCATGTATTTCTGCCGGTCGCGGCTGGAAAGGACCCAGTCCTTGAAGAGGTGTCGGAAGAGTTGATCCGCGGCCGGGGACGCATCCTGGTCATGGATGACGAGGATGTGGTGAGCGAGGTCACCGCCAACATGCTGCACCACCTCGGTTATGGGGCCGCCCTGGCCCGGGACGGCCTGGAGGCGATCGACCTCTACAAACAGGCATATGACGCGGGCCGGCCCTATGATGCGGTGATCCTGGACCTGACCGTGCCCGGCGGCATGGGCGGCCGGGAGACCATCAAGGAGCTGTTGAAAATCGACCCGCGGATCAAGGCGATCGTGGTCAGCGGCTATGCCACCGACACCATGATGGTCGATTATCGTCAGAACGGATTCAGCGGCGTGATTTCCAAGCCTTACCGGATAAGCGAGTTGAGCCGCACCCTTCATAATGTCCTGACCCGGGCGGACGATAAGGATTCAATTGGATAA